GCGTTATTAAAGTCCTAGTGCGATAGCCTGCACAATTGTTTCAGGAACAAATACAAGAAAAGGTTTTACATCATTCATTTCTTTAAATGGGCGATTCATGATAATTGCAGAGGCTCCCTTTTTGCCAATTCCTGGAATTGCTTCTAATGCTTTTTGTGGCAATGTGTTTATTGCTATGGGGTAGGGGACACATAATAGCGAACGTTCTTGATGGCCAATCACAATACAATCGGTAAATGAATTTTGAGGTAAAACCAAAGGAATTTTTGCGGTTATTGCGTAGCTTCGTATTTCTTTTGCGTATGAATAGCCATGTAATTGCAATAGCACCTGCATGTTTTTTATAATTGTACCAACAGGAAATAATTTTTGAATCATAACATGGTCAATTTCACTGCGAATTTTATCTCTATAGTAACGATAACGATTTTCAATAAGAGTGTTATGGACATGTTTTTGCGCTGCGATAGTTCCTGGGAAGGGAAATAAACTGCGAATATTAATCCTTTTTAGTAGTAAGCCTTTTTCCATAATTTGGCACAGTGATTCATAGTTGATTTTAAACGTGTTTGCATTTTCACCAATAAGCCCATGTATAAGATTAATGCCAGGCAACAGACGGTACATCCCGCTTTGTGTTTTTCCACCAGCTTCATTTATGAGCCGTACAACATCAATAACCTGGTCTTTGTGTAATTTAAGATTGTTTTTTACAATAACTTCAGGGTCAAATGATTCCACCCCTAGCGGTATTGTGTCGCCGCATGTTACGGTATCAGCAATGCACTCGATAATAGCCTGCGATTCTGCGGGGAAATAAAAAATTGTGCCAGGATTAGCATTATCAATATTGAGCATCGTTATGCGGCCATCATTTGTACGTTTTTTTAATTCGCCAAAGAGATTTATAACGGCATCAGGATTTGGGCGTGGGAAGCCATGTAAAAATTCCTGCAAATGTGATTTATAAGCAATGATGTCAGCTTGTCTTCCAATTCTAAACCGGGTAATCCCGTTATGAATAAGCGCATCTATCTCGCATAAGATATCCTCTTCATCTCTGAAAGCAACAGATTGCAGTAACCCTTCGGCACAGAATGAACAATGATTTTTGCGAGGACAACCTCTGTATGTTTCTATCTCGCAGATAAGGTTGGGAAATAGCGGATGAAAGGTTACACATTTGCTTCCTGCAACAGCCCATCGCGCTAGGTCAGTATATGTGCGATAGTTATCGGTAAAAGGATCTTTGCCACAAGCTACTGAATATGCAAATTGTTCAATGTCTCCTGTTACCAGTGTGGTATTAGGAAAATCCTTTACAAGATGGGCTATCATTCCACCAATTGCAAATCGCTGCTTTTTGTTAATGGCAATGATTTTTGTTATTTCACGTATAGTTCCTATTTTGAATCCAAGGTATTTACCAGGAACTATCGCCCCCCCTATAAGAAAGACGTAATCATAGTTTTGTGAAAAGGAATAATTACTTGTGCGAAGCTGGTCAATTGTGAGGTAACAAATAGCATCATCATAAATACCGGCATCTATCAGCGCTCCATACACATAACGCGGGTAAGGCGACACAAATGGTGGCACACCAAAACACGCTGGTTCATCAACGTAACAATCAAGGATGCAATATTTTTTGTTCATTATTGTAACGAATGGATAATGTCTTCAATAGGTTTTGTAAGATGGCGTTTCAACTTATTTTCTATTAGTAATATGATGTCCTTGTTTTCAAGTATCCGGGCATAACGTTCTGGTGTAGTGCCGTAGCGTTTAAGCAAATCTTCAATACGCTGGTCTACAGTTACAATTGTATCATGCATAACTCGTTTGTCAGCATAATATACTATATCAGCTTCAGTGAGGGGTGAATTGGGTGAGGTATCGTCTAAGAACACATGCTGTCCAACAATATCAGCTATTTCAGGATACCCTAATTCTTCCAAAAGTTGCTTGCCGGTGATGTCATGCTTTTCGCCAGTAATGAGGGCACGCGATTTTGTAATATCATGCAAAAGCGCTGCAGCACACACAAGGTCGCGGTTAATTGACACGCTCCCATTAAGATGATTGACAATAGCACATGCAACTTTTTGCACCTGCAATGAATGTTGCAGTACATTGGGCAAAATGTGGTATTGCTGCAGTAACTTTAAGCATGTTGTAGTATCAGGAATATTCATGGTGGGCAACCGTATAAATCCATTATTATGTATTATTGCTCGTATCTATACAATATCAATAGCATGTCATTTTTTGGTGTCAATAAAAAAGATAGAGCCAATATCAATTGCAGGAAGATCTGACAAAAAGACAATCTTTTTATTGTGCTGTGCAATAAAATCTATAATGTGATTGTAATCAGGATGTGTGGCAAGTGTTCCTGTGAAGTAAACGGTATCTGCAGCTATTCCGGATGCACCGCCAATGAATCCGTATTTATATCCCGGCAGGTCAATATAACCAGGTGTGATAAGCAGTGAATCAATAGTATGCGTTTTTGCCGCCTTGTGTATTGATATGTCTGAGGTAATGATTGCATCTGTATCAACAATGCAGGTTGAGCATTTAGTATAGCCTTGGTTAACGTGTATGATGGGGTCAGAGCATTGATGGATTGTAGCAAGGATTTCTTTTATTGAGCTATCGGTAACTTTTGTGTTATGAAATGCTACTGTGCCGGTATATGCACAGTTGTAGGCGCAGTCATAGGGATACTCTGTCTGTAACATGCTCTGACCCTTTATAAAGGCATATTCTTTGTGTGATAGCAATGATATAAGTGATTGTAAAAATGCAGGGTCGATTGCAGGTTGATATACAATATATTGTCCTATTATACACAGTTGTATATCAGGATGCCCTGCAATGGGGCGTTCAACCAGTGGACACAGCGGTACTTGAATAGGTATAAATCCATTTTTTACAAGTCCATCAATCACAGGTAAAGGAGTGTCAGGATTAATGATAGCAATCATAAATGGAAAAGCCTGATAATAGCAGCAATGATTCCATAGATTATAAAACCAACAAAAGCCCATACAATAATCACAAGTAGTAATCCAAGTAAAATAAATCCTATTGATTTTTTAAATGTGGAATGAGCTTTTAATTTACACTGTTGAAATATGGGTTCAGGGATAGATTTGATTGCCAGGAAAAATAAAAAAGGGACAATAATTGCATCATCAATATATCCAATAAAAGGAATAAAATCAGGGATAACATCAATTGGTGAAAAGGCATAGGCCAATGCCACTACTATTATAATTTTTGACCATATAGTAACTTCTGGATGCTTGAGTGCAAATAATAGTGCTCCTATTGAATCGCGGAAGTTAAAAAAAATGTTTGTAAATTTATTTTTCATAAAAATTTATTGTAACGATAATTTATAAAATTTTATTCAGCACAACATTACAGTGCATACTATTATAATTTTGTTACAAAACGTATCAAAAAGAATTGGTAAAAGCAAACTGTATAAGCAAGTATATGCAAATATACTTACTTATAACTTTAAAAAAGCAGCATTTAACTTGTGGATTAATTAAAATAATCAAACAGAACAATAAACTCCATGTCACCAATGGTAAGATGCTTCTGACGGTATTTTTGATAGATATTACGTTTTGCTGATTCCAGTCCTTCAGGTTTAATCCCGTATTTGATTGAAAATGAAGCTTCAAGAAAAGCGGCAAAATCATCACAGGCTTTCAACATTTGCCCGTCAAGTGGATTGAATCTGTCATCATTAAACTGTGTGTTTAACTCATCAAAGGATAATCCCTTTCTGATTGTATCATTGTAGTATATCTTATTTTCAAATTCATCGAATATGTAGTAACGCATTTCGTTGTGCCACGTGTGGGGGATAAGGGGAAAAATGCGGTTGTTGGCTTCAATGATTTCATATTCTTTTATAATTTCTTCCAGACCTTTAACCGAACGTTTGACTGGTGAAACAATATCACGTGTTAGCACTTCTGGAAGGTCATGAAAGAGTGATGCAAAAAAATTGTTATACATGCGTTTTTGACATGCACCAAGTTCACGTGAGCAAAAGTACGAAAGCAGTGCAACTATAAGCATGTGTCCAAGCACTGACGTTTTGGGTATGCGGGGCGTTTGTGCCCAACGCTGCTGGAATCGTAGTTGCCCACATAGATTAATGAAACCGGAAATGTTGCGATGCAACAGTATTTTCTGAACACCAGTTAAATCAATGTGATGTTCTATCTGGCTTTCTATCTCATTTTTAGTTTTTTCAATGTCGTATAAAAATTTGTTGCTCTGATAAATAATTTGAAATTCCCAGTTTGTAGCTAAATAGTGTGCTGCATTGAGTATTTTTTTCTCAAATGCAGCAAATTTACTATCATTAAAATATCTTTTGAAGGTTTCATTAAAATTACCCTTAACACAACTAATATCATCTTCAAGTTGTCCAAACACCCAGTCATTAAGTTCATTTCCCTTTTCTTTTATTATTTTATGAAATATTGGCGGTTTAATGTCAGTCACTATCACCCGGTGTAAAAGTTCAAAAATGCCTCCCTCAATAAGAAGCTGCCAGTTTACGCATCCAGGATTTTCTTCTTCCTGGAATTTTGCAATAGTATATGCAATAATCATCTTATGCGCTTGTTTGTCTATTTCGGTCAACTCGGTTGGACGCACGTGGTCATTCCATCGCTGAATGCTTGCTGCTTGGAACAGTTTTTCAATTAAGCCTTTTGTTATCATGAATTTTTCCTTTGAAGTGATAACCAATGAAAATAAAACTTGTCAATGGTCTAAATGCAAGTAAAATATTTTAATATACAGCTATAGTTAAAAATAATGGGCGATAGTTACTGTAAAATGTCTAAGTGTTGCCAAAAACTAATCCTTGGAATAGGAAACCGCCTGCGAAGCGATGATGCCGCAGGAAGCATTATTGCTGAAAAATGTAAGTCAATGGGACTACCCAGCATTGATGCAGAGTACATGCCACAGAATTATATTGCAATAGTTAGGCGATATAATCCGCAAAAAATTGTTATTATTGATACTTGTGATATGGCTCTTAGTTCTGGGGAGTTTAGGAGAATACCTATAAATAAGATTAGCAATGAAGTTATCACTACTCACAGTATGCCTATGGTGGATATATTACACAAATTACAGGAGATTACACCAGAAATTACCTTTATTGGAATACAACCCCACAATATTGATGTGGGTGACACTGTAAGCATTCCAGTCCAGGAGGCAATTGAAAAGGTTATTGATTGTATCATCCAGGGTTTAGAAGAATCAATTCCTTTGGTTTAATCAATGAATGCTGTGTAAAATAATTATAATTCCAAAGTTAAAATATTAGGTAATTGGAATTATTGCATAAAATAAAAAAATATTTTAATTTTACAAAAAAACCTTGAAAAAATACCGAATGGTTATACTTTATTAAATAGAAGTAGCGACTGCAAATTAATATATTCTTTTTGAGTTGTTTTTTTTATTTTTTGATTATGAATTTTAAAGATGTTAATTGTAGAGGGAATGGGATATATGATTTGCAGAATACATTAAAAGGGATATTGTTATGAAACAAAAACCGCTCAATTTCCAGCAAGCCATTATTGATTTCATGAAGTCAAAAGCCAATCGTATGGAAAAAGAGTTAAATGTACCAGGTACCTGGTATTTTAATGATGGTGACCAGCAGGAAATTAAAAGCTGGACCGATGAAGAAGCTGCAAAAGTATGGGAAAAAATTAAAAATAATATTTTCAAGCTGGGGTGTTCTGGCTTGCGTTATGAGTTATGCCCGTTCTGCCACCATTATGGATACGAGCACAACGGTTGCTATAAGGCATTGAAAAATCCTATTTGTGTAAAATGTGGATACGGCAAGCGCCATGGAATATGTATTGGCGAAGAAGGACATGTAAGCCAGTATAAACAGATTCTACAGTCATTTGAAGATTCACGAATTAGCATGTATAAGTTTTTCTCAAATGAATATTATGTAGAACTAATTGAAAAAATTGAGAAGGAAAATGTAAAGGCAATAGCATAAGCTTTAAATTACTATGTATTAATAACATAGGGGCTGGTTAGTGACCAGCCCCTATGTTATTACATCGGAGGTTCTATGGGTTGCTTTAATGAGGTTATTCTGCAGCTATAAAACTTCTGAAACTAAAAATCTTGTTCCTTAAATTTTCATTTTTTGCAACTAATCCTGAATACAAATCTTCAACATTACGCCAGTAGGAACAGTTGGTATCTATGCAATATGTATTGGTTTTCATGGTAATCCTCCTAAGATTTTTAAAAATAAATAAAGTAATCCATTAACTTAAATATATACTAAAATACTAAAAAGGCAAGTAAAAAATTCTATATATAAAAAAATTTTCATAAATTACCTTTTTTAAAAAAGATTTTCTATACTTTAGCAATAATTAATCCCAATGTTTTTAAAACTATATCATTATATCATATAGTATTAAAAAATTTGGCATTTTAACTATTTAAATAAGCAAATATAATTAGTTATTGTTATTTTAAAACACAAATATGAGCAATTTGATGATATTACAATGAGTGTGGGTGATATTCAGGATATAAAATAAATATGGTATAAACTACTTCTTTATTTTCCGCTTTTGTCAAAAACATACCAGGCACACTTATTAAATAAATAATCACTAATATTTTAAAATGTTGAAAAATGGTTGACAAAATTAATGAATAGACATTAATAACTAATTAATGAATATACATTAATTTTTTTGAACACAATAATACAGTTTGGAATAAAATTATTAGTAAATGAAAAATTTTATATTGTATTAGGTAATTAGGGCTATATGCCGCATTGGCGGTAAAAATATATTTTTTAAGGAGGATCGCAGATGAAAAGATTTTTAGTGTGTATGGTAGTACTGGCTTTAGCATGTGCCAGTACCATAGCCTATGCTAATGGTATTGCTCAAACAAGCCATTTTACAGCAAAGCATATTGCTGGTATGAATGACAATACCGGTGATGAAACGGCAATGTATGACCCCGCAAGCACTGCATGGCTTAAAGATGGGATTTACATTAATGTAAGTAATATCACAGCGTTTGAAGGGATTGAAGCAAAAGCTGGTGGAACAACATTAAAAGGGGAAACTACTGCATTTGTGTTGCCAGCAGTTTCATTTTTGTATAAACAGGCCCAGTTTGCAGGTTTTCTGTATGTGAATGTACTTGATGGTGCACCGTTTACATCATTGAAGTGGGATGATGGAACACCACTAGTAAATGCAACTCTTGGTGTATCACTTCCAGGAGGGCCAGGTGTATCTGGTGTTTCACTTGAAGCTGAGTCAGTAACATACAATGTAACACTTGGCGGATCTTATAAAATAAATGATATGTTTTCTGTAGCAGTGGGTGGTAGATATGTGATGTCTGAAACGACCTCAAAATGGGATGGTGTTGTTCCACTTGCAGGCAATGCTCCAGCAAATCAGAAGACAACTGAAAAAGCAAATGGCTTTGGTGGTGTCATAGGAATGAATGTGGTGCCCGCTCATGGCTTCCTCATTGGTGTGACATATGCAACAGCAGTAAAAAGGGAATTTGAAGTAGATCAAAAGGCAACACATCCAGTACCAGCTGTTAAAGCTGGACTTGAGGCAGAAGATGGGGAAAAAGTTCGTGAAGACCTTCCTGCTATGGCAACATTGACTTTTGCAGGTATGCCTGTTATGGGTACAGTCATTGCATTGCAGATAAACTATATGTTCAATAAGCAGGCTGATTGGGAAGGTGCAGAGGATGAAGTTGATAATGATATAGTGTACATGCTTGCCTTAACGCAATTTTTAAGCAAAGAACTCCGTTTCAGTGCGGGGATAATGTATGCTGATAAAGGCACAAATGATAAAATAGTATCCCCAACCGGGACCGATGTTAATCCAGCACTTGATGAGTTGGGATTTGGCATAGGTGGTGCGTACAGTATTAATGAAAATCTCAATGTGGCGCTAACGTACTCGTATACATATTTCCTTGAGGGTGAATTAGGTTCAGAAAAATTGAATAGGACACGAAACCTTGTAGCAGTACAGGTTGGATATAAACTGTAATATATTTTAGCTGTTACTCCAGCCCCCTATCCCATCATGCAAACATGATGGACAAAAAAAATTGGGGATTCCATGAAAAAAGGAGTCCCCCTTTTTTTGTTATTTTGACTTTTAATTTTATGTGGTGTATAAACATTGTATTATCAATATACATAGTAGGATACAATAGAAATTAAAGTGACATTGTTACAATACCAGTTAATAGTTATCAAAATATAAAAAAACAAATAATGAAATTTTTCTTGTAATAATTTTCTTAATACTATGTATATGATATAGGGAAATATGATATAGTAATTCCGTTGCCTGTGATATCTACAGATTTGCAATGCTACAAGTTATCTTTTTTGTAGTAGATACGTAAATTGATTTTTTACACACGATGATGATTGAATCGTTTGAGCTATTGAGAAGCAAGCTATTACATTAAAAATATATTTTGGAGGTTACGTATGAGTGGTTATATGGGTCAGTATTGTATTATTAATCTGTCTACAGGCAAATCTGCAATTAAGAAGCTTGACGATAGCTTTTATAAAAAGTATCTTGCAGGCTATGGCCTTGGTGCAGCTATTATCTCTCAACTTCAAAAACCAAAAATAAATCCATTGTCACCTGAAAGCATTCTG
Above is a genomic segment from Spirochaetota bacterium containing:
- a CDS encoding HDIG domain-containing protein translates to MNIPDTTTCLKLLQQYHILPNVLQHSLQVQKVACAIVNHLNGSVSINRDLVCAAALLHDITKSRALITGEKHDITGKQLLEELGYPEIADIVGQHVFLDDTSPNSPLTEADIVYYADKRVMHDTIVTVDQRIEDLLKRYGTTPERYARILENKDIILLIENKLKRHLTKPIEDIIHSLQ
- a CDS encoding radical SAM protein, translated to MNKKYCILDCYVDEPACFGVPPFVSPYPRYVYGALIDAGIYDDAICYLTIDQLRTSNYSFSQNYDYVFLIGGAIVPGKYLGFKIGTIREITKIIAINKKQRFAIGGMIAHLVKDFPNTTLVTGDIEQFAYSVACGKDPFTDNYRTYTDLARWAVAGSKCVTFHPLFPNLICEIETYRGCPRKNHCSFCAEGLLQSVAFRDEEDILCEIDALIHNGITRFRIGRQADIIAYKSHLQEFLHGFPRPNPDAVINLFGELKKRTNDGRITMLNIDNANPGTIFYFPAESQAIIECIADTVTCGDTIPLGVESFDPEVIVKNNLKLHKDQVIDVVRLINEAGGKTQSGMYRLLPGINLIHGLIGENANTFKINYESLCQIMEKGLLLKRINIRSLFPFPGTIAAQKHVHNTLIENRYRYYRDKIRSEIDHVMIQKLFPVGTIIKNMQVLLQLHGYSYAKEIRSYAITAKIPLVLPQNSFTDCIVIGHQERSLLCVPYPIAINTLPQKALEAIPGIGKKGASAIIMNRPFKEMNDVKPFLVFVPETIVQAIALGL
- a CDS encoding YkvA family protein; this translates as MKNKFTNIFFNFRDSIGALLFALKHPEVTIWSKIIIVVALAYAFSPIDVIPDFIPFIGYIDDAIIVPFLFFLAIKSIPEPIFQQCKLKAHSTFKKSIGFILLGLLLVIIVWAFVGFIIYGIIAAIIRLFHL
- a CDS encoding HD domain-containing protein; its protein translation is MITKGLIEKLFQAASIQRWNDHVRPTELTEIDKQAHKMIIAYTIAKFQEEENPGCVNWQLLIEGGIFELLHRVIVTDIKPPIFHKIIKEKGNELNDWVFGQLEDDISCVKGNFNETFKRYFNDSKFAAFEKKILNAAHYLATNWEFQIIYQSNKFLYDIEKTKNEIESQIEHHIDLTGVQKILLHRNISGFINLCGQLRFQQRWAQTPRIPKTSVLGHMLIVALLSYFCSRELGACQKRMYNNFFASLFHDLPEVLTRDIVSPVKRSVKGLEEIIKEYEIIEANNRIFPLIPHTWHNEMRYYIFDEFENKIYYNDTIRKGLSFDELNTQFNDDRFNPLDGQMLKACDDFAAFLEASFSIKYGIKPEGLESAKRNIYQKYRQKHLTIGDMEFIVLFDYFN
- a CDS encoding hydrogenase maturation protease, encoding MSKCCQKLILGIGNRLRSDDAAGSIIAEKCKSMGLPSIDAEYMPQNYIAIVRRYNPQKIVIIDTCDMALSSGEFRRIPINKISNEVITTHSMPMVDILHKLQEITPEITFIGIQPHNIDVGDTVSIPVQEAIEKVIDCIIQGLEESIPLV